In Streptomyces sp. NBC_00448, the following are encoded in one genomic region:
- a CDS encoding acyl carrier protein, whose product MNDPTNTTADGPVTFDELSDLMKNRAGLSVDPSAMASSPATTFEEFNLDSLGLLGIVAELEKRYSRKIGDDAETCKTPHEFLASVNSQLNAAAA is encoded by the coding sequence ATGAACGACCCGACGAACACGACCGCGGACGGCCCCGTCACCTTCGACGAGCTGTCCGACCTGATGAAGAACCGGGCCGGGCTGTCGGTGGACCCGTCGGCGATGGCGTCCAGCCCGGCGACGACGTTCGAGGAGTTCAACCTCGACTCGCTGGGCCTGCTGGGCATCGTGGCCGAGCTGGAGAAGCGCTACAGCCGCAAGATCGGCGACGACGCGGAGACCTGCAAGACCCCGCACGAGTTCCTGGCGAGCGTCAACTCCCAGCTCAACGCCGCCGCGGCCTGA
- a CDS encoding SRPBCC family protein: MAASTAGHTENEIIIAAPVDLTWDLTNDLESWPQLFSEYAAVEIMAREGDKVTFRLTMHPDENGTVWSWVSERVTDRRNLTVRARRVETGPFAHMDIHWEYAEVPGGTSMRWVQDFAMKPTAPVDDAAMTDRINRNSVVQMERIRERVEKQAAERGLSAMPPRTAEGA, translated from the coding sequence ATGGCAGCATCGACCGCAGGGCACACCGAGAACGAGATCATCATCGCCGCCCCGGTGGACCTCACCTGGGACCTCACCAACGACCTGGAGAGCTGGCCGCAGCTGTTCAGCGAGTACGCGGCCGTCGAGATCATGGCGCGCGAGGGCGACAAGGTCACCTTCCGGCTCACCATGCACCCCGACGAGAACGGCACCGTGTGGAGCTGGGTCTCCGAGCGGGTGACCGACCGCCGCAACCTGACCGTGCGCGCCCGGCGGGTGGAGACCGGCCCGTTCGCGCACATGGACATCCACTGGGAGTACGCCGAGGTGCCCGGCGGCACCTCCATGCGGTGGGTGCAGGACTTCGCGATGAAGCCGACCGCGCCCGTGGACGACGCGGCCATGACCGACCGGATCAACCGCAACTCCGTGGTCCAGATGGAGCGCATCCGCGAGCGCGTCGAGAAGCAGGCCGCCGAGCGCGGGCTGTCCGCGATGCCGCCCCGCACCGCCGAGGGGGCGTGA
- a CDS encoding TcmI family type II polyketide cyclase, whose product MHRSLIVARMKPDTAAAIAEEFAASDRGELPGLIGVTGRSLFRFHDDLYLHLIEADRPPGPEVAKHTGHPEFRRISEALAPYVSAYDPVNWREPKDAMAQEFYRWERD is encoded by the coding sequence ATGCACCGCAGCCTGATCGTGGCCCGGATGAAGCCGGACACCGCGGCCGCCATCGCCGAAGAGTTCGCCGCGTCGGACCGCGGTGAACTGCCCGGGCTGATCGGTGTCACCGGGCGCAGCCTCTTCCGGTTCCACGACGACCTCTACCTGCACCTGATCGAGGCCGACCGGCCGCCGGGACCCGAGGTCGCCAAGCACACCGGGCACCCCGAGTTCCGCCGCATCAGCGAGGCCCTCGCGCCCTACGTGTCGGCGTACGACCCGGTCAACTGGCGTGAGCCGAAGGACGCGATGGCCCAGGAGTTCTACCGCTGGGAACGCGACTAG
- a CDS encoding methyltransferase: MTTTPDTEAQRGAQPPPSDPAAAEGSAGNPGADAGAASMRLREIVFGAACAASVRAAARLGLPDALGESPRTAEELAADLDVRPEPLRRLLRALACYGVFTEEADGRFTHTDMSRLLREDAPGSLHHIALWCTEPWTWDAWPRLDEAVRSGRDVFADLYGKSFFEYLHTDAADSARVFDRAMTSSSRQAARDLAAYVDLTGVRSVVDIGGGQGLALAGLLEKEPGLHGTLLDLPDVVAHADPRLRDGGALAGRVRLVPGDCRTEIPVRADLYVLKNILEWDDASTRATLRNVVAAAEPGARVLVIENLVDDSPSMRFTTAMDLLLLLNVGGAKHSRASMTALMAEAGLPVSAVRPVNPHLFAFESRVS; encoded by the coding sequence ATGACGACCACCCCGGACACCGAGGCCCAACGGGGGGCCCAGCCGCCCCCGTCCGACCCCGCCGCGGCCGAAGGCTCGGCCGGAAACCCAGGAGCCGACGCGGGAGCCGCCTCGATGCGGCTGCGCGAGATCGTCTTCGGCGCCGCCTGCGCCGCGTCCGTACGCGCCGCCGCCCGGCTGGGACTTCCCGACGCCCTCGGTGAATCCCCGCGCACCGCGGAGGAGTTGGCCGCCGACCTCGACGTACGGCCGGAGCCGCTGCGCCGGCTGCTGCGCGCGCTCGCCTGCTACGGGGTCTTCACCGAGGAGGCGGACGGCCGCTTCACGCACACCGACATGTCACGGCTGCTGCGCGAGGACGCGCCCGGCAGCCTGCACCACATCGCGCTGTGGTGCACCGAGCCGTGGACCTGGGACGCCTGGCCGCGCCTGGACGAGGCGGTCAGGTCCGGCCGCGACGTCTTCGCCGACCTCTACGGCAAGAGCTTCTTCGAGTACCTGCACACCGACGCGGCCGACTCCGCCCGCGTCTTCGACCGCGCGATGACCTCCTCCAGCCGGCAGGCGGCCCGCGACCTCGCCGCGTACGTCGACCTGACCGGCGTCCGCAGCGTCGTCGACATCGGCGGCGGCCAGGGCCTCGCGCTCGCCGGGCTGCTGGAGAAGGAACCCGGCCTGCACGGAACCCTGTTGGACCTGCCCGACGTCGTCGCCCACGCGGACCCGCGGCTGCGGGACGGCGGGGCGCTCGCCGGCCGGGTCCGGCTCGTGCCCGGCGACTGCCGCACCGAGATCCCGGTCCGGGCCGATCTCTACGTGCTGAAGAACATCCTCGAATGGGACGACGCCAGCACCCGTGCCACCCTGCGCAACGTCGTGGCCGCCGCGGAGCCCGGCGCCCGGGTCCTGGTGATCGAGAACCTCGTCGACGACAGCCCCTCCATGCGGTTCACCACCGCGATGGACCTGCTGCTCCTGCTCAACGTCGGCGGCGCGAAGCACTCCCGGGCGAGCATGACCGCGCTGATGGCCGAGGCCGGGCTCCCCGTGAGTGCGGTGCGACCGGTCAACCCCCACCTGTTCGCGTTTGAATCTCGGGTGAGCTGA